The Paramisgurnus dabryanus chromosome 6, PD_genome_1.1, whole genome shotgun sequence genome has a window encoding:
- the plppr4a gene encoding phospholipid phosphatase-related protein type 4 has translation MSAKERLKGKMTKDSVTLLPCFYFVELPILVSSVVSLYFLELTDIFKPVRSGYSCNDRSLSMPYIEPTKEVVPFLMLFSLAFAGPAATIMIGEGILYCCLARRNLAIKTEANINAAGCNFNSYIRRAVRFVGVHVFGLCITALITDIIQLSTGYHAPYFLTVCKPNYTSLNTSCDESSFIVDDICSGPDSVAIDAGRKSFPSQHATLAAFAAVYISMYFNATLTDNSKLLKPLLVFSFIICGIICGLTRIIQFKNHAVDVYCGFLIGGGIAVYLGLYAVGNFKTSEDTSLKAQHQRQNQHQHQNQHQHHRQPQQPQPPPQPQPVVPPPAMREPLRTLPNLNADLPRYLPPKSFSMRERPTSARSESILLRGPSSRDSSMSLKRASTEVECITPPSPICKESFVTFSNTLPRVHSTGVEEPVPRRHAAIHTSMDSTRSKQLLSQWKIKNENRKMSLQVMETEAGQSPQRNMELRCSSEPSAVGLDGELRGGPPGQYMKLSASTVPLANHNNTGGLAGGARVSIQSRPGSSQLVHIPEETQENTCSSPQEDCEEETDDGGGGGTARSKWLKVAEKSTVCRTNSQPRIMQVIAMSKQQGMLHGSPKSDASTVSCTGSIRYKALMDQEPNAGIIRVEAHPKNKPVVKPPSTDGSGSWRWKPQERISIRQSLELNDLNRDSESCESLKDGYGSIDGIRSLPDMSNPHHPHFHHHHHQQSITTIRVTPVEGSSEATSETLSTTSSRDSTLRRKGNIILLPDRGPSPENTRNLPHFFKSSPTPPPILTFKE, from the exons ATGTCTGCCAAGGAAAGACTCAAAGGCAAGATGACCAAAGACAGCGTTACCTTGCTACCCTGCTTTTATTTCGTTGAG CTCCCAATTCTGGTGTCGTCTGTGGTCAGTTTGTATTTCTTGGAGTTGACGGACATTTTTAAGCCGGTGCGATCGGGGTACAGCTGCAATGATCGTAGTCTCAGCATGCCTTACATTGAGCCCACAAAGGAGGTTGTTCCCTTTCTGATGCTCTTTAGCCTGGCTTTTGCTGGGCCAGCAGCAACA ATTATGATTGGGGAAGGAATCCTATACTGCTGTCTGGCCAGAAGAAATCTTGCCATCAAAACAGAGGCTAACATAAATGCTGCAGGCTGCAATTTCAACTCGTACATCCGCCGGGCTGTAAGGTTTGTGG GGGTTCATGTGTTTGGTCTGTGCATCACAGCACTCATCACAGACATCATCCAGTTGTCCACAGGATACCACGCCCCCTACTTCCTCACTGTGTGCAAGCCCAATTACACCAGTCTCAACACTTCCTGTGATGAGAGCTCTTTCATTGTGGATGACATCTGCTCTGGACCTGATTCAGTAGCCATTGATGCTGGCAG GAAGTCTTTCCCATCTCAGCATGCCACTCTGGCAGCCTTTGCGGCTGTGTACATCTCC ATGTATTTCAATGCCACTCTTACTGACAACTCTAAGCTCTTAAAGCCCCTCTTGGTTTTCTCCTTCATCATCTGTGGAATTATATGTGGCCTGACTCGCATCATTCAGTTCAAGAACCATGCTGTAGACGTCTATTGTGGCTTTCTCATAGGAGGGGGCATCGCTGTTTACCTG GGTCTGTACGCAGTTGGCAACTTTAAAACCAGCGAGGACACATCTCTAAAAGCACAACATCAACGTCAAAATCAACATCAACATCAGAATCAACATCAGCATCACCGGCAACCGCAACAACCACAACCTCCACCACAGCCCCAACCAGTAGTGCCACCACCTGCCATGCGAGAGCCTCTGAGAACACTACCCAACTTGAACGCAGATCTACCACGCTATCTACCACCCAAGAGCTTTAGCATGAGAGAACGTCCCACCTCGGCACGCTCTGAGAGCATCCTGCTTCGCGGACCCTCCTCCCGAGACAGCTCCATGTCCTTGAAGAGGGCAAGCACAGAGGTGGAGTGCATTACGCCACCAAGCCCAATCTGCAAAGAAAGTTTTGTGACGTTCAGTAACACTCTGCCTCGCGTGCACTCGACAGGGGTTGAGGAACCTGTGCCTCGCCGCCACGCTGCTATCCATACCTCCATGGACTCTACACGTTCCAAGCAGCTGCTCTCACAATGGAAAATCAAGAACGAGAACCGCAAGATGTCACTGCAGGTAATGGAGACAGAAGCTGGGCAGTCTCCACAACGCAACATGGAGCTCCGTTGCAGTTCGGAGCCCTCTGCTGTGGGCTTGGATGGGGAGCTCCGTGGTGGACCTCCCGGGCAGTACATGAAGCTTTCCGCCAGCACTGTGCCATTAGCCAATCATAATAATACAGGTGGCCTTGCGGGTGGAGCCAGGGTATCAATCCAATCACGACCAGGTTCCTCCCAATTGGTGCATATTCCAGAGGAGACGCAAGAGAACACATGCTCTTCCCCTCAGGAGGATTGTGAGGAGGAGACTGATGATGGTGGAGGGGGCGGGACTGCACGCTCTAAATGGCTGAAGGTGGCAGAGAAGAGCACTGTCTGCAGGACTAACAGCCAGCCGCGTATCATGCAGGTCATCGCTATGTCCAAGCAACAGGGTATGCTGCACGGCAGTCCTAAAAGTGATGCCAGTACCGTGAGCTGTACCGGCTCCATCCGCTATAAAGCCCTGATGGATCAGGAGCCCAACGCAGGCATTATTAGAGTAGAAGCCCACCCGAAGAACAAACCTGTGGTTAAGCCCCCATCCACAGACGGCAGCGGCTCCTGGAGGTGGAAGCCGCAGGAACGCATCAGCATCCGCCAGTCCCTGGAGCTCAATGACCTCAACCGGGATTCAGAGAGCTGCGAGTCGTTGAAAGATGGCTACGGCTCCATTGACGGCATTCGAAGTCTACCTGACATGAGCAACCCACATCACCCCCATTTTCACCATCATCACCATCAACAGAGCATCACGACCATACGAGTCACGCCGGTGGAAGGGAGCAGCGAAGCCACCTCGGAAACGCTCTCCACCACCTCTAGTCGAGACTCCACCCTACGCAGAAAGGGCAACATTATCCTGCTACCAGACAGAGGACCCAGTCCTGAGAACACCAGGAACCTGCCTCACTTTTTTAAATCCTCTCCTACACCTCCCCCCATTTTGACTTTCAAAGAGTGA